The following proteins come from a genomic window of Sphaerisporangium rubeum:
- the fahA gene encoding fumarylacetoacetase: MPGADSSGYTTANLPYGVFSLPGERARVGVRVGDQVLDLAPVLHDEVFASGSLNAFIARGRTAWHDTRRRVQRLLDAEAPEAAANRAALEPHLVPLERVRMHLPIEVGDYVDFYCSLEHATNLGRMFRPDENPLKPNWRHLPVGYHGRSGTVVVSGTPVVRPRGQRPPAAGGERPVFGPSVKLDIEAELGFVVGTPTGLGEPAGDFAEHVFGVALVNDWSARDIQAWEYVPLGPFLGKSFATSMSAWVTPLEALAHARLPGRAQEPEPLDYLRRRERWGLDIAMEVLLDGEVVSRPPYREMYWTPDQMLAHMTVNGARLRTGDLFASGTVSGPDAGQRGSFIEMTWNGAEPLKLADGRTRTFLEDGDTVTVTATAPGPDGTRIALGEVSGTVQPARTGQ; encoded by the coding sequence GTGCCGGGGGCCGACTCTTCGGGGTACACCACGGCGAACCTGCCGTACGGGGTGTTCTCCTTGCCTGGGGAGCGGGCCCGGGTGGGGGTGCGGGTCGGTGACCAGGTGCTCGATCTGGCGCCGGTGCTGCATGACGAGGTGTTCGCGAGCGGCAGCCTCAACGCCTTCATCGCGCGGGGTCGTACGGCGTGGCACGACACGCGGCGGCGGGTGCAGCGGCTGCTGGACGCCGAGGCGCCGGAGGCGGCGGCCAACCGCGCGGCGCTCGAACCGCATCTGGTACCGCTTGAGCGAGTGCGCATGCATCTGCCGATAGAGGTCGGGGACTACGTCGATTTCTACTGTTCGCTGGAGCACGCCACCAATCTCGGCCGCATGTTCCGGCCGGACGAGAACCCGTTGAAGCCGAACTGGCGGCACCTGCCGGTGGGGTACCACGGCCGGTCGGGGACCGTCGTGGTGTCCGGCACGCCGGTGGTGCGGCCACGGGGTCAGCGACCGCCGGCGGCCGGTGGTGAGCGGCCGGTGTTCGGGCCGTCGGTGAAACTCGACATCGAGGCGGAGCTCGGGTTCGTCGTCGGCACTCCGACGGGGCTCGGGGAGCCGGCGGGGGACTTCGCCGAGCATGTGTTCGGGGTGGCGCTCGTCAACGACTGGAGTGCCAGGGACATCCAAGCGTGGGAGTACGTGCCGCTCGGGCCGTTCCTCGGCAAGTCGTTCGCCACGTCCATGTCGGCGTGGGTCACTCCGCTCGAGGCGCTCGCGCACGCGCGGCTGCCGGGCCGCGCGCAGGAGCCCGAGCCGCTTGACTACCTGCGGCGCAGGGAGCGGTGGGGGCTGGACATCGCCATGGAGGTGCTGCTGGACGGTGAGGTGGTGTCGCGGCCGCCGTACCGGGAGATGTACTGGACGCCTGACCAGATGCTGGCCCACATGACGGTGAACGGCGCGCGGCTGCGCACCGGTGACCTGTTCGCGAGCGGCACGGTGTCGGGGCCGGACGCGGGTCAGCGGGGGTCGTTCATCGAGATGACGTGGAACGGCGCCGAGCCGCTGAAGCTCGCCGACGGCCGCACGCGGACGTTCCTGGAGGACGGCGACACGGTGACCGTCACCGCGACCGCTCCGGGGCCGGACGGCACGCGCATCGCGCTCGGGGAGGTTTCCGGCACGGTCCAGCCGGCCCGTACAGGTCAGTGA
- a CDS encoding NfeD family protein — MDSWIFWLILSAVLGVAEIFTLTAALGLLGAAALLTAVVAAIGLPVGVQLAVFIVSSISSLVLLRPIAQRYLKQPPPQRFGISALVGRSAFVTREVTGHDGRVRINGEEWSARCYDETQVIPAGATVDVIEIEGATALVYPREQLRGSE, encoded by the coding sequence ATGGACTCGTGGATCTTCTGGTTGATCCTCTCCGCGGTGCTCGGGGTGGCGGAGATCTTCACCCTGACCGCGGCCCTCGGCCTGCTCGGTGCGGCGGCGCTGCTCACAGCGGTGGTCGCCGCGATCGGGTTGCCGGTCGGGGTGCAGCTCGCCGTTTTCATCGTGTCGTCGATCTCCAGCCTGGTGTTGCTGCGGCCCATCGCGCAGCGGTACCTCAAGCAGCCGCCGCCGCAGCGGTTCGGCATATCCGCGCTCGTCGGCAGGTCCGCGTTCGTCACCCGCGAGGTCACCGGCCATGACGGCCGGGTCCGCATCAACGGCGAGGAGTGGTCCGCGCGTTGCTACGACGAGACGCAGGTCATCCCGGCCGGCGCGACGGTGGACGTCATCGAGATCGAGGGTGCGACGGCCCTGGTCTATCCGCGCGAGCAGCTCAGGGGGAGTGAGTAA
- a CDS encoding SPFH domain-containing protein, which produces MDTAAIAGIVIAILAVIIVLRSVRIVPQARAGNVERLGRFHRTLGPGLNFVIPFIDRVRPLIDLREQVVSFQPQPVITEDNLVVDIDTVLYFQVTDPRAAAYEIANFIQGVEQLTVTTLRNVVGGMDLEKTLTSRDTINSQLRGVLDEATGKWGIRVNRVEIKAIDPPRTIKEAMEKQMRAERDKRAAILTAEGSRQSQILTAEGEKQSSILRAEGERTAAILRAEGQSQAIDEVFQAVHRNDPDPKLLAYQYLQVLPELAKGQGNTFWVIPSEVTSALQGVSRAFTESLPPSDATRDTAPRKDRAHSEASSAAKAAEEAIADAEATPRQLSAGVPDPLAGLSSVQNPEPAAKPDTRP; this is translated from the coding sequence ATGGACACCGCAGCCATCGCCGGAATCGTGATCGCCATACTGGCGGTGATCATCGTTCTGCGGTCCGTGCGCATCGTGCCGCAGGCCCGTGCGGGGAACGTCGAACGGCTCGGCCGTTTCCACCGCACCCTCGGGCCCGGCCTGAACTTCGTGATCCCGTTCATCGACCGGGTACGTCCTCTCATCGACCTGCGTGAGCAGGTGGTGTCGTTCCAGCCGCAGCCGGTGATCACCGAGGACAACCTCGTGGTGGACATCGACACCGTGCTGTACTTCCAGGTCACCGACCCGCGCGCCGCGGCGTACGAGATCGCCAACTTCATCCAGGGTGTCGAGCAGCTCACCGTGACCACGCTGCGTAACGTGGTCGGCGGCATGGACCTGGAGAAGACGCTGACCTCGCGCGACACCATCAACAGCCAGTTGCGCGGCGTGCTGGACGAGGCGACCGGCAAGTGGGGCATCCGGGTCAACCGGGTCGAGATCAAGGCCATCGACCCGCCGCGGACCATCAAGGAGGCGATGGAGAAGCAGATGCGCGCCGAACGCGACAAGCGCGCCGCCATCCTCACCGCCGAAGGTTCACGGCAGTCGCAGATCCTCACCGCCGAAGGTGAGAAGCAGAGCTCCATCCTGCGCGCCGAAGGTGAGCGGACCGCCGCGATCCTGCGTGCCGAAGGTCAGTCGCAGGCCATCGACGAGGTCTTCCAGGCCGTGCACCGCAACGACCCCGACCCCAAGCTGCTCGCGTACCAGTACCTCCAGGTGCTTCCCGAGCTGGCCAAGGGTCAAGGCAACACCTTCTGGGTGATCCCGAGCGAGGTGACCTCGGCTCTCCAGGGTGTCTCCCGGGCCTTCACCGAGTCGCTGCCGCCGTCGGACGCCACCCGTGACACGGCGCCGCGCAAGGACAGGGCCCACTCGGAGGCGTCGTCCGCCGCGAAGGCCGCCGAGGAGGCCATCGCCGACGCCGAGGCCACTCCGCGCCAGCTCAGCGCGGGTGTCCCCGACCCGCTGGCCGGTCTGAGCTCCGTGCAGAACCCCGAACCCGCCGCCAAGCCCGACACCCGTCCCTGA